Within Triticum dicoccoides isolate Atlit2015 ecotype Zavitan chromosome 1B, WEW_v2.0, whole genome shotgun sequence, the genomic segment GACCTACATTGACAGAAATTTGACATCAGTGAATGCAAGCACATTGAAAAGCAAGAATTCACAAGGGCATTGATTTACAGAAGGGCAGCAACAAAAATGAAGTGAGGAACATTATTGTTGATATAGTGCTTTGGTTATGTGAACATAGGTGATTTACTTAAATGATCTACTGATCTAGTGATTTACTTAAATGCTGCCAGAACATAGGTTATTTACAGACATGAAGAACACTATGCAATCAGTACCATCTCACAGACATGTGTATAGTGAAGAAATTATTGGATTCTACACATTATTGGATGCATTGCTTGTGTGCTCACTAATGCATTCAAATTAGACATCCGACGACGCGGCTCACAAACAGACAACCAGACTTGCAATCCCAACAAACTAGCAGTGGCATCTCACAAACCACCAGCCAATATGCCCCATGAACAGAACACAAATGAACCAGCATGAGCATACAAGGAATTCTATTTCTAGCATAAAAAGATGTTTATTTCTAGCAAATCAGATGCTACACATCAATGTGAGGAGTTGAAAACTTGCCCATCAGGAAGAGGAACCAGtaggttcgaggtcttctgtgccaCCCCTGCCGCCATGGCCGATGGCGCGGCTCCCTCCATCCTGTGTGAGCTGTTGAAGACAGAGGAAGGGGGGTCGCTGGTGCGGACAGCGTCAAGGAGGGAGGCCGGTGTAGAGGATGGGCCGTCGCTGGTGCGGACCGCGTCGGGGAGGGAGGCTGGAGCAGAGAAACCAAACCCGCTGCTGCGGACCACATCGGGGAGGGAGGCTGGAGCAGAGGAACCAAGCCCGTTGCCGCGGACCGTGTCGGTGAGGGAGGCCAGAGATGGGCACCGCAGAGGGGATGGCGGAGGTGCGCCATGGATCGGCGAGGTCGGAGCAGGGCGCCGTGGTGGGAGGACCTGAGAGTCGCGATCCATCAGCGATGCCGGAGGAAGGGAGGCTGGAGGGGACGTGGAtgcggcggcagcgggcggcggagtgtggccgcggcggcggcggcgagcaggaggacgccgcggcatggATGCGGGCGCGGCTGGTGGATGCAGTCCGTGTGTGGTGTCGATGCGGCTGGTGGATGCGGCCTAGGTCATTCTATTTTTAGGGAACGGGTGGGTGGGTGGTGTGGTTGGACCCGTGTGTGTATATTCTCTGTTTGTGTCACTTACAAAGTGGCCCCACAAGTCAGTAGGGGCAACCTGTGTCATTTTTACAAATACTGACAGCTCTTCTCCTGGTCAACTAGATAGAATAAATAGTCAACTAACGGATGTGTAACAGAATGGCATTTGTGATATATTATCGAAAGCTAGGAGTGGAAAAAGTGAGAGatgaaattctagagtggcataagcaaattggcaaaagctagagtggcaaaaacaaagttttccctttttatatttataggagggtttggcatcgagaacaagtcaggaggacccatggggtgtccacgaggcagggggcgccccccaggggggtgggagcgccctccacccttgtgggccccacaaGCCTCCTCTCAGGTAACTCTTTATtacagtatttttatattttccagaaaaaatctccgttgattttcagcgcattccaagaacttctatttctgcacaaaaacaatgccacggtagttctgctgaaaacagcgtcagtccgggttagttctaaccaatcataccaaaagcatgtaaaaTTTTTATAAacgtggcatgaatacatcaaaaattatagatacgttggagacgtatcaacgacttCTCACAACCCTCTCTCTCAGGGTCCTGTCTGCCGATCATTATTTCcaatatattacactgcgtttctattcctacgtatgctgccgagctaggagttgatcctcaagcTGATTTTgcaaatcgacctgagtctcaggggctactaggatcagcagttttttgttttccttcaggtgcatctcggggttTAGACCGAcacataccttgagggctactggatatacatatactggctatatgtctcagcagagaataaattgcaccaatcaaaaatattcacaaaaaatcagcctgcggtcggggtggtgcaccacctcggaagcagtccagcataaagctcgggcgccagtggctggctccatagagggcatttccagaatTAAGCTCAATTGAATTCATTCAATCTTTTAAAAGACCGAGGTAGTTTACGACACCTCGGACGCCGACCATTGTTGGAGCTCGGGAgtggtccggcataaagctcggattcGAATGACTCGTTCCATAGAGAACTTTTCAGCGTTAATCTCGGATAACctccttcaaactttttcaattcaaggtgatctatgacacctcggatatagtccggcgttagagctcagaTATAgttcggcattggtgctcggctgcaaaagatcgaatgcagtccggtgttggagctcagatgcaagaggacaccgccgcacgggaacaacttcaaacccgaggtgtggcataaaaaacaacaaggcattgataaaggccgagaacttaaaggggctccttggatacccagtgtgtaaactcttcggattcacttcggcaatcctcaagatcgaagatgagatgatttgttgaaccagttttcaaaaccgacgaccgaagatgaagaacagttgggaagaatcgaggagcgtccccaacttgaagaccggttcagggggctactgacagtgtcctagactagggggtactcaccacgtcgtcttccaatcagttagattgggccgaggacccccatggtcgtatactcatgggccagtttggacaactgatgcatacacgaggaagattccacaagacttggtgatcaagacaaggactcctccccaccggcgtattcggctatgactcttgttatcctaggcctatgttacattatataaaccgaggctaggctagtcgatagataggcTAGATCAttgtgacattactcatcatacctctagggcttAGACCACAACAtaggatctcgaggtagatcaagatcaatcaagcatgaagtagggtattacctcgatagagaggggccgaacctgggtaaacatcatgtcccctgtctcctgttacccatcgatccatgtcacacagcttgggaccccctacccgagatctgccgattttaacaccaacaaggggcgcgccctccccttgcccaaaccgaattggactatgggaaggggtcggcccccctctttccttcttcctctctctcccttccctttccctccggtggaagaatggaaaaggggggggggggcgaatcctacttggactaggagtccaagaaggactcttcCCCTGGCGCGCCCAACctcgccggcctcctctctccctccctcctttatatacgtggccaggggcaccccaataggacaacagacaatctcttagccatgtgcgatgccccctccacagttacacacctcggtcatatcgtcgtagtgcttaggcgaagccctgcaccggtaacttcatcatcaccgtcaccacgctgtcgtgctgacggaactctccctcggcctcagctagatctagagttcgagggacgtcaccgagctgaacgtgtgtagatcacggaggtgtcgtgcgttcggtacttgattggttggaccactaagacgttcaactacatcaaccgcgttacataacgctttcgctttcggtctacgagggtacgtggacacactctccccctcgttgctatgcatcacctagatagatcttgcgtgatcgtaggaatttttttgaaattactgcattccccaactggtggcgccccctttccttagtccaatttggcctcctcccttgtggggggtgcaccatccccttgtgggctggttagcttccctcccatggcccatatcttccaccgggggtttcgtaacccttccggcactccggtttttacctgatacactctggaacccttccagtgtctgaataccaccttccaatatatcaatctttatttctcaaccatttcgagactcctcgtcatgtccgtgaaatcatccgggactccgaacaaacttcagtcatcaaaaacacataactcataatacaaattgtcgtcgaacgttaagcatgtggaccctacgggtttgagaactatgtagacatgatcgagacacatctctgatcaataaccaatagcggaacctggatgctcatattggctcctacatattctacgaagatctttatcggtcaaaccgcacaacatacattgttccctttgtcatcggtgtgttacttgcccgagattcgatcgtcgatatcttgatacctagttcaatctcgttaccggcaagtctctttactcgttccgtaatgcttctttccgcaactaactcattagtcatatagcttgcaaggcttatagtaatgagcattaccaagagggcccagagatacctctccgatacacggagtgacaaattctaatcccgatctatgccaacccaacaaacacatttggagacacctatagagcatctttataatcactcagttacattgtgacgtttgatataaggaaatgtaaataacaactttattattgcctctagggcatatttccttcacatgtttGTATGCCTTTTCTATTTTTTCACTTTacctttaatatatatatatatatatggtgtgcAACATCCTCTCCTTTATTAATCTCATTTTAATTAGGAGTCAATTAGCGGGCATGACAGCCCGAAATTCCATTTAATGGAGGCATGCATGTCCCTCCTTTATTTTCGGCATTTCAATTTTTGTATCCTAGAATGCCGGTTAATCAAAGCCCACGATAATTATCAGGGAATCAATTAGTGCCATGACAGCCCACAATTCCATTTAATGGAGGCTCCTTTATTTTCGGCAAGTGAAATCCATTTTTTTCTAATTAGTGCCAACCTTCTTTTATTGGGACGCTCATATCCTCAATTGTCGGGTCTTTCTCTTTTTGTTGGCACGTGCATTCAAGGGCACAAACCGTAGAACATAGCAGGCCCGGTGGCCCATGCAAGGGATAAACAAAAAATTTAGAAACAAAAAATTTAGAAACAATGTGCAACCCACGCATCAGGAAATATGTACTGCAGGCTGATTTTTAAAACAGTGAGGTACTTTTTTGCAAAATATCACGACCGACCAAAAATACCTATTTGCTTTATTATTAAGGTAAAGATTTTCTACCCTCAGAGTCCTTCCACCATGTGTTAACTGCATCTCTTCACTCTCATGTGTGTCCCCTCTATGTAGAGGAGATACAGAGAAAAGAGGCTATGCAGAACAGAGCAGTaaacccaacacacacacacacacacaaacacacacacacacgcatactcTTGCTGAGTTTCTAGTGCTAAGTTGCTCCTCTAGTGACCCAATCCTAGCAACTGCGTGCACAACCTTCAGGAGAGCAAAACTCCAAAACCGCATCCCTTGAGAACCTACACGGGGTGAGGGGTGATAAGTTTTTTAGGAGCGTCTTGGCGTGAATGCTCGCTCAAGTTCAACTACTTCCTCTATGGTGAACGACCAACTTGTCTTCACCACCATGGTCGAAGATGTTGCACCAGAGTTTCGGTGCCCTCGTATGTtctgactctctctctctcctcatatGTGTTGTTGGTCCATATATGCATATGTGCTAGATGTTCCTAGTTTGTCTTATGCGATTTGTCATGTTGGTAATCTTGTGATGATGGTAATCTGGTTTAAGCTTAAACAAAATCTGCCTAATCTCCTAACACAACATAATAAAAACCAAACAGCAGCTTCAAGCACGTAAGGTTCCTGAAAATCCAATGAGATCCAGGCCAAACACGTCAGAACGGTTATAATATAAATTACATGTACAATTTGTCCGGCAAGATATGCATAAAACGTAATTAATCTGAACACGTTACCATACAAACGAAGGATCGAACCCCTTATCCAAAACAGCAGTGTTATATACTTATATACTAACACTAGTGTTTTGGATAAGCGAAAGCTTGCACCTAATTTCGTGGTCCTTTCCGTCCTTTCTCCCTGCACTTATCTCATTAGAATCAGCACCATTGACTAAAGCAGGTTGTCCCTTGGGTTGGACAATCCATTGGTGTTCTTATATAATTCGCTTCCAATCCCAGCTTGGATCGTGTACGCGCTAATGAACTACCACTTGTAAAATAACATTACTTAGCCGTCACCGGAAGCTGGGCGCCCAATTTGCTTGCTTATACATCCGCCCAATTGCTTGGTCCTCTTCCCAGCACTTCTTTCAATCTCCGTCCAAGCCAACAAACGTACTCATAGAGAGGAGGATTAGCTAGAGGGATCCACGCATGGAGCCTGTGGTGAGCTCTACGCATGGCACCTTGGCTCCATTGGTGGCCAAGCTCACCGCCTTGCTCGCCGACGAGTGTGGCCGCCTGAAAGGGGTCCGCCGCGAGATCCGCTCCCTGAGATCTGAGCTGACTAGCATGCATGCTGCGCTCAAAGAGTACACCAAGCAAGAAGATCCAAGTGACCAAGTGAAGGCATGGATATCACTAGTGAGGGAGTTGGCATACGACATCGAGGATGTCTTTGACAAGTTCATCAAGCGCATCGGCAAAGACaaccatcatggtggcttcaaggaTTTCTTCCGCAAGACCGCTCGTCGCCTGAAGACGCTTGGGTCTCGGCGTGGAATCGCCAACCAAATTGATGACCTCAAGGCTCGCATCAGGCAAGTGAAAGAGCTCAAGAACAGTTACAAGCTTGATAATGCTCCTTGCAGCACCTCTAGCCATGCGGCCGTGGATCCCCGGCTGCATGCACTTTTTGCTGAGGAGGCGCACCTTGTGGGTGTGGATGGTCCAAGAGATGACCTTGCCAATTGGTTAGTGAAAGAAGAAAATTCCTCCAACAAGCATCGCAGGGTGTTGTCTATTGTTGGGTTTGGTGGATTGGGAAAGACCACACTGGCAGATCAAGTCTATCGCAAGATACATGGACACTTTCATTGTCGGGCTTTCGTGTCAGTCTCACAAAAGCCAGATATAAAGAAAATTGTGAAGGATGTGATCTCTCAAGTATCTTGCCAAGATAAATCCAAACAAGATATCAGTGAGTGGGACGAAAAGAAGTCTATTGCAAAACTAAGAGAACTGCTACAAGATAAGAGGTAATCTCAGCTCTGTCATCTTCCTGCAAAACATGTGTCATGAGTATATTTCCTGTAATATTTCTGCATATACTGTCACTAAAGCGGGGATGATGCATGTGCAAGTAACCGCATATGGAAACATAATCAATAAGCATGATATATACTGATATCTCAGTTAACAAGTTGAGCGTATTAAATCTCATATACACTTTTGGTGTTTCATGGCATGTCTACTGCATCTACTCTTAATTTTCTGACTGTTCAAAtgtatattgtgaaatagtatttcgacataaaaacaaaaaaaaatgctcCAGCTATAGTCAAATGAAGTGGGCAAGATATATATGTTAACATAAGCATGAGAATGATACATGTAAACAGTAAGAATTATACACTTAATTTAATAGGTTAAGTACATATGCAATATTGGTGTTAATTTCTATTTACCTTTTCTAATTAAATTCCTTACACGATTGGTTAATGTATGACATTTACTACTATATATATGCTAGGTACCTTATCATCATTGATGATATATGGTCTAAGCCGGCATGGGATGCTATCAAATGTACTTTTCCAGAGAATAGTCATTCTAGCAGAATTATAGTTACTACACGAATTGTTGATGTAGCAAGGCTGTGTTCCCCTGGGAGTGATGACCGCATGTATGAAATGGAAGTCCTAAGTGATATTCACTCTAGAAGGTTGTTTTTCAAAAGAATTTTTGGCTCTGAGGAAAGCTGCCCTCCTATGCTAAAAGAAATTTCAAATGAAATCCTGAAAAAATGTGGAGGCCTACCATTAGCAATTATCAGCATATCAAGTTTATTGTCAAGCAGAACTGCTGTAAAAGAGGAGTGGGAGAAGATCAAAAGGTCAATTGGTTTTGCACTAGAGAAAAACCAGAGCCTAGAGACAATGAGTACCATACTATCCCTTAGCTACAATCATCTTCCACCTAATCTCAAGACTTGTCTGTTATATTTGAGCATAtttcccgaggactacatcatagAGAGAGAAAGGTTAGTGAGGCTATGGATCGCAGAAGGCTTTATTTCTGAAGAGTGTGGACAGAGCCAACAAGAGGTCGCCGAGAGCTATTTTTATGAGCTTATCAATAAAAGCATGGTCCAACCGGTGGGCATTGGCTATGATGGTAAGGCACGTGCTTGTCGGGTTCATGACATGATGCTAGAAATTATTGTTGCAAAATCTGCTAAAGATAATTTTGTTACGGTGGTAGGCGGTGGTCAAACGAGTTTGGCAAATCATCAAGGTTTCATTCGGCGACTGTCAGTGCAGTACATTGACCAGGAGCTTGCATCTGCATTGGCGAGTGAAGA encodes:
- the LOC119349154 gene encoding disease resistance protein RGA5-like isoform X1; the encoded protein is MEPVVSSTHGTLAPLVAKLTALLADECGRLKGVRREIRSLRSELTSMHAALKEYTKQEDPSDQVKAWISLVRELAYDIEDVFDKFIKRIGKDNHHGGFKDFFRKTARRLKTLGSRRGIANQIDDLKARIRQVKELKNSYKLDNAPCSTSSHAAVDPRLHALFAEEAHLVGVDGPRDDLANWLVKEENSSNKHRRVLSIVGFGGLGKTTLADQVYRKIHGHFHCRAFVSVSQKPDIKKIVKDVISQVSCQDKSKQDISEWDEKKSIAKLRELLQDKRYLIIIDDIWSKPAWDAIKCTFPENSHSSRIIVTTRIVDVARLCSPGSDDRMYEMEVLSDIHSRRLFFKRIFGSEESCPPMLKEISNEILKKCGGLPLAIISISSLLSSRTAVKEEWEKIKRSIGFALEKNQSLETMSTILSLSYNHLPPNLKTCLLYLSIFPEDYIIERERLVRLWIAEGFISEECGQSQQEVAESYFYELINKSMVQPVGIGYDGKARACRVHDMMLEIIVAKSAKDNFVTVVGGGQTSLANHQGFIRRLSVQYIDQELASALASEDLRHVRSLTVTITSGIERLPSLVEFEALRVVDFADCEGLGKYIMNGMEKLIQLRYLRLRGRGISKLPSGIVMLGDLETLDIQYTAVQELPDKIVQLTKLQHLITAGGTKIPDGIGNMMSLRVVTGFNITGSSTHAVEGLRNLTSLDELNVDLDSGKSDEYKSHEEMLLSSLRKLGRCKLQYLQITRIDGSLEFLESWFPLPYSLQKFHMSSSYCFTDVPKWIAPALTSLSYLDINLTELTEEGLHTLGELSALLCLKLCWEKDPEERLTIQGTGFPCLKEFVLSDGAYVTFMEGAMPKLENLRLSVAVSVAKTCAFYLGIEHLTCLKQARIWLDNEDVTTSESKAAAAAVTKEAGAHPNRPIVTIEGRWYEEAAASHEEKNNEDGDN
- the LOC119349154 gene encoding disease resistance protein RGA5-like isoform X2, coding for MEPVVSSTHGTLAPLVAKLTALLADECGRLKGVRREIRSLRSELTSMHAALKEYTKQEDPSDQVKAWISLVRELAYDIEDVFDKFIKRIGKDNHHGGFKDFFRKTARRLKTLGSRRGIANQIDDLKARIRQVKELKNSYKLDNAPCSTSSHAAVDPRLHALFAEEAHLVGVDGPRDDLANWLVKEENSSNKHRRVLSIVGFGGLGKTTLADQVYRKIHGHFHCRAFVSVSQKPDIKKIVKDVISQVSCQDKSKQDISEWDEKKSIAKLRELLQDKRYLIIIDDIWSKPAWDAIKCTFPENSHSSRIIVTTRIVDVARLCSPGSDDRMYEMEVLSDIHSRRLFFKRIFGSEESCPPMLKEISNEILKKCGGLPLAIISISSLLSSRTAVKEEWEKIKRSIGFALEKNQSLETMSTILSLSYNHLPPNLKTCLLYLSIFPEDYIIERERLVRLWIAEGFISEECGQSQQEVAESYFYELINKSMVQPVGIGYDGGGQTSLANHQGFIRRLSVQYIDQELASALASEDLRHVRSLTVTITSGIERLPSLVEFEALRVVDFADCEGLGKYIMNGMEKLIQLRYLRLRGRGISKLPSGIVMLGDLETLDIQYTAVQELPDKIVQLTKLQHLITAGGTKIPDGIGNMMSLRVVTGFNITGSSTHAVEGLRNLTSLDELNVDLDSGKSDEYKSHEEMLLSSLRKLGRCKLQYLQITRIDGSLEFLESWFPLPYSLQKFHMSSSYCFTDVPKWIAPALTSLSYLDINLTELTEEGLHTLGELSALLCLKLCWEKDPEERLTIQGTGFPCLKEFVLSDGAYVTFMEGAMPKLENLRLSVAVSVAKTCAFYLGIEHLTCLKQARIWLDNEDVTTSESKAAAAAVTKEAGAHPNRPIVTIEGRWYEEAAASHEEKNNEDGDN